In one Mustela lutreola isolate mMusLut2 chromosome 8, mMusLut2.pri, whole genome shotgun sequence genomic region, the following are encoded:
- the LOC131837859 gene encoding olfactory receptor 6C74-like gives MGNHTQVTVFILAGLTDDPQLKVVLFVFLLLTYLLSVTGNLTIITLTLVDTYLKTPMYFFLRNFSFLEISYTTTCIPKLLVTMATGDKTISFNCCATQVFFAFLLGASEFYLLAAMSYDRYVAICKPLHYTTIMNSKICIQLVFCCWLAGFFVIFPPLILGINLDFCASNIVDHFYCDTTPLLQISCSDTQLLETMGYISALVTLIVTLVMVIISYTCIALTILKIPSANQRKKAFSTCSSHMIVISLSYGSCIFMYVKPSVKQRTSFSKGIAVLNTSVAPLLNPFIYTLRNQQVKKAFMNVVHKTVSFPNK, from the coding sequence ATGGGAAACCACACACAAGTGACAGTGTTTATTCTGGCAGGTTTGACTGATGACCCACAATTGAAAGTTGTGTTGTTTGTCTTTCTGCTTCTCACCTACTTGCTGAGTGTCACTGGCAATCTGACCATCATCACACTCACCCTGGTGGATACTTACCTCAAGACccccatgtattttttccttaggaATTTTTCCTTCCTAGAAATTTCATATACTACTACATGCATCCCTAAATTGTTGGTTACTATGGCAACTGGAGACAAAACCATTTCCTTTAATTGTTGTGCAACTCAAGTGTTTTTTGCCTTCCTTCTTGGTGCATCTGAATTTTACTTACTGGCTGCTAtgtcctatgaccgctatgtTGCCATCTGTAAACCCCTGCATTACACAACCATCATGAACAGTAAGATCTGCATTCAACTTGTCTTCTGTTGTTGGCTTGCTGGGTTTTTTGTCATCTTTCCACCTCTCATCTTAGGCATAAATCTTGACTTCTGTGCCTCCAACATTGTTGACCATTTCTACTGTGATACAACACCCCTGCTGCAGATCTCCTGCTCAGACACACAGCTCTTAGAGACAATGGGATACATCTCTGCTTTGGTGACACTCATAGTCACATTGGTGATGGTGATAATATCATATACCTGTATTGCCTTAACAATTCTAAAAATCCCTTCTGCTAATCAGAGGAAAAAAGCTTTTTCAACATGTTCTTCTCACATGATTGTGATATCCCTTTCTTATGGTAGCTGCATATTCATGTATGTCAAACCATCAGTCAAACAAAGAACATCTTTTTCCAAGGGAATTGCAGTGCTCAATACTTCTGTGGCTCCACTTTTGAATCCTTTTATCTACACTTTGCGGAACCAGCAGGTGAAGAAAGCCTTCATGAATGTGGTACACAAAACTGTTTCTTTTCCAAACAAATGA
- the LOC131837858 gene encoding olfactory receptor 6C74-like: MGNHTRAIVFILAGLTDDPQLKVVLFVFLLLTYLLSVTGNLTIITLTLVDTHLKTPMYFFLRNFSFLEISYTTTCIPKLLVTMATGDKTITYDNCITQVFFAFLLGASEFYLLAAMSYDRYVAICKPLHYTTIMNSKICIQLVFCCWLAGFFTIFVPLLLGLKLDFCASKIIDHFYCDTTPLMQISCSDTQLVETMGFISASMTLVVTLLMVIISYAFIALTILKIPSSKQKKKAFSTCSSHMIVISLSYGSCIFMYVKPSVKQRISFSKGIAVLNTSVAPLLNPFIYTLRNQQVKKAFMNMIHRVVSFSSK, translated from the coding sequence ATGGGAAACCACACACGAGCAATAGTGTTTATACTGGCAGGTTTGACTGATGACCCACAATTGAAAGTTGTGTTGTTTGTCTTTCTGCTTCTCACCTACTTGCTGAGTGTCACTGGCAATCTGACCATCATCACACTCACCCTGGTGGATACTCACCTCAAGACccccatgtattttttccttaggaATTTTTCCTTCCTAGAAATTTCCTATACTACTACATGCATCCCTAAATTGTTGGTTACTATGGCAACTGGAGACAAAACCATTACCTATGATAATTGTATTACTCAAGTGTTTTTTGCCTTCCTTCTTGGTGCATCTGAATTTTACTTGCTGGCTGCTAtgtcctatgaccgctatgtTGCCATCTGTAAGCCCCTGCATTACACAACCATCATGAACAGTAAGATCTGCATTCAACTTGTCTTCTGTTGTTGGCTTGCTGGATTCTTTACCATCTTTGTTCCTCTCCTCTTGGGACTAAAGCTTGACTTCTGTGCGTCCAAAATTATTGACCATTTCTACTGTGATACAACTCCCCTCATGCAGATCTCATGCTCAGACACACAGCTCGTTGAGACCATGGGGTTCATTTCTGCATCGATGACACTTGTGGTCACATTGCTAATGGTTATAATTTCATATGCTTTTATTGCCTTAACAATTCTAAAAATCCCTtcaagtaagcagaagaaaaaagcttTTTCAACATGTTCTTCTCACATGATTGTGATATCCCTCTCTTATGGCAGCTGCATCTTCATGTATGTTAAACCTTCAGTTAAACAAAGAATATCTTTTTCCAAGGGAATTGCAGTGCTCAATACTTCCGTGGCCCCACTATTGAATCCTTTCATCTATACTTTAAGGAACCAGCAAGTGAAAAAAGCTTTCATGAACATGATACACAGGGTTGTTTCTTTCTCAAGCAAATGA